The region GTTGAGGATGCGGCCAAAGGCATCATGCCTGTCCTGAAGCTCATGGAAGACGGCTTCTCCTATGCGGACCAGATGGGCCAGCGTAAGGGTTCGGGCGCGGCTTATTATAATATTTTTGGCTGGGATGTACTGGAGTTCCTGGACAGCAAAAAGATTAACGCCGACGAACGGACACGCCTGAAGACGTTGTCTATCGGTCTGATCGTGCCTAACCGCTTCTACAAGCTCGCACAGGATAATCAGCCGCTGCATGTGTTCGCTCCTTACACGGTCTATCAGGCGTATGGTACGCACCTGGATGACATGGATCTGGACGTCATGTATGATACTCTGCTTGCCGATCCGCGCGTGAAGAAAAGAATCGCCATGAGCGCACGCGACATGCTGACCAAGATCGCCATGATCCAGCTTGAATCGGGCTATCCCTATATTATGAACAAGAGCAATGCCAACGCTGCTCATGCCCTGCGGGGTGTGGGTCAGATCAAGATGTCTAACCTGTGTACCGAGATTTTTCAATTGCAGGAGACTTCGGAGATTAATGACTACGGACAGCAGGACGAGATCCGCCGCGATATCAGCTGCAACCTGGCTTCCCTGAACATCGTGAACGTGATGGAGCACGGTAAGATCCGTGAATCCGTACATGAGGGCATGCTGGCACTGACGGCTGTCAGCGATATGACAACGGTATCCAACGCTCCAGGCGTGGCTAAGGCGAACAAGGAAATGCACTCCGTGGGTCTGGGCGTAATGAACCTGCATGGTTATTTTGCCAAGAATAAAGTCGCTTATGAGAGTGAGCAGGCCCGTGATTTCGCACGCACCTTCTTCATGACGATGAACTATCATTCGATTGAGAAAAGCATGGAGATTGCCGCCGAGACCGGCGAGACGTTCTATGGCTTCGAGCAGTCCGACTACGCCAGCGGCGTATATTTTGACCGTTATCTGACTACAGACTACCGTCCGGTTACGGCAAAAGCGCAGGAGCTGTTCGAGGGAATCTACATTCCTACTACAGAGGATTGGAAAGAGCTGCGTGACAAGGTGATGAAGCACGGCCTGTACCATGCTTACCGTCTGGCAATTGCGCCGACTGCGAGCATCTCCTATATCCAGAATGCTACCTCCAGCGTTATGCCGATTGTAGAGCAAATCGAGACCCGCACATACGCCAACTCGACCACCTACTATCCGATGCCTTACCTGCGTCCGGACAATGTGTTCTATTATAAATCCGCCTACCAGATGGACCAGTTCAAGGTCATTGATCTGATTGCGGAGATTCAGCCTCATATCGACCAGGGTATTTCAACAGTTCTGCATGTGAACAGTGATGTCACCACCCGTGAGCTGGCCCGTTCTTACCTGTATGCGGCGCACAAAGGGCTGAAATCCCTGTACTACACCCGGACCAACAAATTGTCTGTCGAGGAATGCCTGGCCTGCTCCATCTAAGAGGGGCACAGGTACAGAAAGGGAGAAGATACGATTATGAGCGCAATCCAAGCGGTGAACTGGAACCGTCCCGACGACGATTTCTCGCTGATGTTCTGGAACCAGAATATTATGCAGTTCTGGACCGATGATGAAATACCACTATCCGATGACAAAATGTCCTGGCTCACGTTGAGTGAGATTGAAAAGGACTCCTATATGAAGGTGCTGGGCGGACTGACCCTGCTGGATACGATTCAAGGCGGCGTAGGCATGCCGCAGATTATGGAGCATGTGGACGGCTTGCAGCGCAAGGCGGTCCTCGGCTTCATGGGCATGATGGAGCAGATTCATGCGAAGTCGTACAGCAGCATTTTCACCACACTGGCTTCAACGGAGGAGATTGACGGGATTTTCCGCTGGGTGGAGGACAATACGTTCCTGCAGTTCAAGGCGGAGACGATCTCGGAGTATTATCAAAAGATTGAGACGAAGAAAGACCTCTATCTGGCGATGTCCGCCTCGGTCCTGCTGGAGAGCTACCTGTTCTACAGCGGCTTCTTCTACCCGCTCTATCTGGCCGGACAGGGCAAAATGACCTGCAGCGGCGAGATCATCGACCTGATCCTGCGCGATGAGAGCATCCACGGCGTCTATGTCGGGGTGCTGGCGCAGGAGATTTTCGAGGAGCTGTCCGAAGAAGACCAGAGCGATGTCTACGAGACCCTGGTCGGCCTGCTCCGTCTGCTCCACGCGAACGAGGAGCAATACACCGAGCAGATCTACGCCCCGATTGGCCTGGTGGACGAAGTGAAGACCTTCCTGCGCTACAACGCCAACAAGGCGATGATGAACCTCGGCCATGATCCGCTGTTCGATGAGGAAGAGATCAACCCGATCGTGCAGAACGGAATCAGCACCCACACGAAGCAGCATGACTTCTTCTCGAAGAAGGGGAATGGTTATGTGCGGGCGATGAATGTGGAGCCTTTGCGGGATGAGGATTTTAATTTTTGAGATAAGCTGAATCGAAGAACCTGGCTCACAGCCCGGACGTCACTCCGGCGAATATTTGGACTTCCGGCCGCTGCCCGTATACAGATTTCCTGATTAGACCGCTGTTCGCGGTAGAAATCCGTATACAAAGGCGGGCGCTACCGCTCCTACAGTTCCAAAATTCCCCTCCGGTCCTTCTTGCTTTTCGCTATTTTCTTTGATTCAACTTATGTTAGGTTGTTGTATAGTAGAGGTAAAGCCCTGGCAGCTTGGACAAGCTGCCGGGGCTTTTTTATGAGAGGCATCCAAGCTAGTACAGCATCAGAATTATTATTGTGAATATCACCATTACCGGCTCTTAACGAACCAGCGTCTCATTCTCATAGCAGTCATTGGATGCTGTAGGCGCTGGAACGATAGCAACTGCATTTTGTACACTAGAATACTGTAAAAAAGCCTTCAAAATAGAATCTATTGTATTCGGTACAATTGAATTTTGAAAAAGGGCCAATTTTCACCCAAAACACAACATTCTACTGTATGAAATACAATAGAATCGCTTTTTACGGTCAGCTATGCGTTTTCTATTGCAGGATATACAATCACTTACTTGAATGTAGGATTAGAAGTCCGCAACAGGTGCAATATCAGCCTAATATTAGCTCGCTTGCTGAGGGTTGCCGTGCCTGATCAGGGTGCATGGGATTTGCAATGAGACCATAGGGTCAAATGTATGCGTCGAAAACCGAACCTACTAGTTTAGGTGGTTTCTATGAGACCATATTGTTACTGGGACGTAGGAGTAGGGATGATCTTTTTACAGGAATGAGGTGTGCGGAGTGGCTA is a window of Paenibacillus sp. FSL H3-0469 DNA encoding:
- the nrdE gene encoding class 1b ribonucleoside-diphosphate reductase subunit alpha; translated protein: MRHIELNNMLMKRDESGFFQLDKDQEAVAEFMRDVERRSLTFTDTKAKIDYMIANDYYEDLYDRYSAAEMEDVYRIAHDYNFRFPSYMAASKFYTDYAVKTNDRKQYLEHYPDRVAVVALHLGRGNVETARTLARSMMEQRLQPATPTFLNAGKSRRGEMVSCFLLEMDDSLNSINYVLNTCMQLSKIGGGVAVNLSKLRSRGETIKGVEDAAKGIMPVLKLMEDGFSYADQMGQRKGSGAAYYNIFGWDVLEFLDSKKINADERTRLKTLSIGLIVPNRFYKLAQDNQPLHVFAPYTVYQAYGTHLDDMDLDVMYDTLLADPRVKKRIAMSARDMLTKIAMIQLESGYPYIMNKSNANAAHALRGVGQIKMSNLCTEIFQLQETSEINDYGQQDEIRRDISCNLASLNIVNVMEHGKIRESVHEGMLALTAVSDMTTVSNAPGVAKANKEMHSVGLGVMNLHGYFAKNKVAYESEQARDFARTFFMTMNYHSIEKSMEIAAETGETFYGFEQSDYASGVYFDRYLTTDYRPVTAKAQELFEGIYIPTTEDWKELRDKVMKHGLYHAYRLAIAPTASISYIQNATSSVMPIVEQIETRTYANSTTYYPMPYLRPDNVFYYKSAYQMDQFKVIDLIAEIQPHIDQGISTVLHVNSDVTTRELARSYLYAAHKGLKSLYYTRTNKLSVEECLACSI
- the nrdF gene encoding class 1b ribonucleoside-diphosphate reductase subunit beta encodes the protein MSAIQAVNWNRPDDDFSLMFWNQNIMQFWTDDEIPLSDDKMSWLTLSEIEKDSYMKVLGGLTLLDTIQGGVGMPQIMEHVDGLQRKAVLGFMGMMEQIHAKSYSSIFTTLASTEEIDGIFRWVEDNTFLQFKAETISEYYQKIETKKDLYLAMSASVLLESYLFYSGFFYPLYLAGQGKMTCSGEIIDLILRDESIHGVYVGVLAQEIFEELSEEDQSDVYETLVGLLRLLHANEEQYTEQIYAPIGLVDEVKTFLRYNANKAMMNLGHDPLFDEEEINPIVQNGISTHTKQHDFFSKKGNGYVRAMNVEPLRDEDFNF